From Spartinivicinus ruber, the proteins below share one genomic window:
- the mltF gene encoding membrane-bound lytic murein transglycosylase MltF — MTGCLSNNTTARFLLTFFVCLLLSGCEQPTSLQQVKRQKELIIVTRNSPTTYYQGKETPTGFEYELAKRFAKELGVKLKIITANSLPDIFNALTDNGAAQRISLAAAGLAVTDQRQQQVRFSQPYMDVNQQLIYNAKLKHPKSFADLTSGKFVVLAGSSHAERLKRYSDQIPIPWETTEVHENIDLLRMVNDGEIDYTVVDSNELAMNYIYFPNIRVGFDLAPSDKLAWAFPNSVDASLINRANLFFTKIKANGTLAHLYERFYGHVEQVSYVGVKTFTKQMKKRLPKYRDYFEYAAEEYDMDWRLLASIGYQESHWRPKAKSPTGVRGLMMLTRATAKEMGVSNRLNPKQSIIGGSRYFKKIKARINEDIKEPDRTWMALAAYNVGYGHLQDARKLTEKRGGDPNKWVDVKESLPLLSKKQWYQQTKYGYARGYEPVLYVQNIRRYYDLLQWFTVPQIENLPVAKSDHSPGVKDG; from the coding sequence ATGACTGGTTGTTTATCAAACAATACAACAGCAAGATTTTTGCTGACTTTTTTTGTTTGTCTGTTGCTTTCAGGTTGCGAACAACCCACCTCATTGCAACAAGTTAAACGACAAAAAGAGTTGATTATTGTCACGCGCAATAGCCCGACCACTTATTATCAAGGCAAAGAGACGCCTACCGGCTTTGAATATGAGTTAGCCAAACGTTTTGCCAAAGAACTTGGCGTAAAGTTAAAAATCATCACGGCCAACTCACTACCAGATATTTTTAATGCACTTACTGATAATGGTGCTGCACAACGAATAAGCCTAGCAGCTGCTGGACTAGCAGTTACTGATCAGCGACAACAGCAAGTGCGCTTTAGTCAACCCTACATGGATGTTAATCAGCAGCTAATTTATAACGCTAAACTTAAGCACCCTAAATCTTTTGCCGACCTAACTTCTGGTAAGTTTGTTGTACTCGCAGGTTCAAGCCATGCTGAACGCCTTAAGCGGTACAGCGACCAAATCCCTATTCCTTGGGAAACTACTGAAGTACACGAAAATATTGATCTGTTAAGAATGGTTAATGATGGCGAGATTGACTACACCGTTGTCGACTCCAATGAGCTCGCTATGAATTATATTTATTTTCCCAATATCCGAGTCGGCTTTGACCTTGCTCCCAGCGATAAACTGGCTTGGGCATTTCCTAATAGTGTTGATGCCAGTTTAATTAACCGGGCTAATTTGTTTTTTACCAAAATTAAAGCAAATGGCACCTTAGCTCACCTTTATGAGCGTTTTTATGGTCATGTCGAGCAAGTGAGTTACGTAGGGGTTAAAACCTTTACCAAACAAATGAAAAAGCGATTACCTAAATACCGTGACTACTTTGAGTACGCAGCCGAAGAATATGACATGGATTGGCGGTTACTCGCCTCAATTGGTTATCAGGAATCCCATTGGCGACCAAAAGCCAAGTCACCCACAGGGGTGAGAGGTCTAATGATGTTAACCCGTGCAACTGCCAAAGAAATGGGAGTTTCAAACCGATTAAATCCCAAACAAAGTATTATTGGTGGAAGCCGCTACTTTAAAAAAATCAAAGCCCGGATTAATGAAGATATTAAAGAGCCAGACCGAACTTGGATGGCACTGGCTGCATATAATGTAGGCTATGGCCATTTACAGGATGCAAGAAAGTTAACTGAAAAGCGTGGTGGCGATCCAAACAAATGGGTAGATGTAAAGGAAAGCTTACCGCTGCTTTCCAAAAAACAGTGGTATCAACAAACCAAATATGGCTATGCAAGAGGCTATGAGCCAGTGCTATATGTACAGAACATTCGCCGCTACTACGACTTGCTACAGTGGTTCACGGTACCGCAAATCGAAAACCTGCCCGTTGCTAAAAGTGATCACTCCCCTGGGGTAAAAGACGGTTAA
- the tadA gene encoding tRNA adenosine(34) deaminase TadA, with product MTVASSHNQADINWMHHAIKLAKQGESAGEVPVGAIVVYQGQIIGSGFNQPISSHNPVAHAEIMALMAAAQHLHNYRLIDCDLYVTLEPCTMCAGAIIHSRVKRLVFGAYEPKAGAAGSVTDVFSQPQMNHTVEVTGGVLASECGQQLSNFFKLRRQAHKQIKQQKDK from the coding sequence ATGACAGTGGCAAGTAGTCATAATCAAGCTGATATTAACTGGATGCATCATGCCATCAAGCTAGCCAAGCAAGGGGAAAGTGCTGGTGAAGTACCTGTAGGGGCAATTGTTGTATATCAAGGCCAAATAATAGGATCAGGCTTTAACCAGCCAATCAGTAGTCATAACCCAGTCGCCCATGCTGAAATTATGGCTTTAATGGCAGCTGCCCAGCATTTACATAACTATCGTCTTATTGATTGTGATCTTTATGTCACATTGGAGCCTTGTACCATGTGTGCAGGCGCCATTATTCATAGTCGGGTTAAGCGGTTGGTGTTCGGTGCTTATGAGCCTAAAGCCGGTGCTGCTGGTAGTGTAACTGATGTATTTAGCCAGCCTCAGATGAACCATACGGTTGAGGTGACAGGAGGCGTATTAGCTTCAGAGTGTGGACAACAGTTGTCTAATTTTTTTAAGTTGCGTCGTCAAGCACATAAACAGATTAAGCAGCAAAAAGACAAATAA
- a CDS encoding HDOD domain-containing protein, with protein sequence MEKNNQPSIKALKRFTSFEKLNNQQLILIAAACEQLSIGPKKVLFNIGETDDKEYYLLSGTIKLTAADGISKTIVANTKEATTPLARLKPRLFKGEASEKSQLLVFDQSRLDQFLSDTKMSLSSLIHEDEEDELSFFDKFSDDLAENRLQLPSLPQVTIAVKEELQQSNNHLKDITNILKQDPIIAAKVLAAANSPLFRGIAPCDTLSGAISRLGTQVTEQLVIAVSLQELLQVKNRLLQGKINEFWRESVEVACLSHALAKHSSQFNPEKALLVGLVHNIGFIPIVLYADNADKECSIAELNELNREYGRRMTQAILHKWNFPTDITEAVLHSHDWYYVSSRPEDYSNLLIMAQLHYAMFNRKHFSSIPRISLIPASKYIGISEFNPQFSLQVKREADKSMESFSALMTKN encoded by the coding sequence ATGGAAAAAAACAACCAACCTTCGATTAAAGCTCTCAAACGCTTTACTAGCTTTGAAAAGCTCAACAATCAGCAACTGATACTCATTGCTGCCGCTTGCGAACAACTGTCAATTGGGCCTAAAAAAGTTTTGTTTAATATTGGTGAAACCGACGACAAAGAATATTACCTACTGAGTGGAACCATAAAACTGACTGCCGCCGATGGCATCAGTAAAACTATTGTAGCGAATACCAAAGAAGCAACGACACCACTGGCAAGACTTAAGCCTAGGCTGTTTAAAGGAGAAGCCTCCGAAAAAAGCCAGCTATTAGTGTTTGACCAAAGCCGACTTGATCAGTTTTTAAGTGATACCAAAATGTCTTTAAGTTCACTGATTCATGAAGATGAAGAAGATGAACTGTCTTTCTTTGATAAATTTTCTGACGATCTAGCCGAAAACAGACTGCAACTGCCTTCATTACCTCAAGTTACCATTGCAGTAAAAGAAGAACTTCAACAAAGCAATAACCATCTCAAGGACATCACTAATATTCTAAAGCAAGACCCGATTATTGCTGCCAAAGTCCTAGCCGCTGCTAACAGCCCTCTTTTTAGGGGGATAGCCCCTTGTGATACACTTTCTGGTGCAATTTCCCGGCTAGGCACCCAAGTTACTGAGCAACTGGTGATTGCTGTTAGTCTACAAGAATTATTACAAGTCAAAAACCGTCTGCTACAGGGAAAAATTAATGAGTTTTGGCGGGAAAGTGTAGAAGTGGCCTGTTTAAGTCATGCTTTAGCTAAACATAGTAGCCAATTTAATCCTGAAAAAGCACTATTAGTTGGCCTGGTACACAACATTGGTTTTATTCCTATTGTGCTATATGCAGACAATGCAGATAAGGAATGCTCTATTGCTGAGCTAAATGAGCTTAACCGCGAATATGGCCGACGAATGACCCAGGCCATTTTGCATAAGTGGAATTTTCCCACTGATATTACCGAAGCAGTCTTACACAGCCATGACTGGTATTATGTCAGCAGCCGACCGGAAGATTACAGTAACCTATTAATAATGGCACAGTTACACTATGCAATGTTTAACCGTAAACACTTTTCTAGTATTCCCCGCATTAGCCTGATACCTGCCTCAAAATATATTGGTATTAGTGAATTCAACCCTCAATTTAGCCTACAAGTTAAAAGAGAAGCCGATAAAAGCATGGAGAGTTTTAGCGCTTTAATGACCAAAAATTAA
- a CDS encoding class II fumarate hydratase, whose product MTEFRIEKDSMGELQVPANALYAAQTQRAINNFPISNLAMPALFIRALALVKKAAALTNIELGLLAKPIGEAIADAAQQISHGQHLDQFPVDVFQTGSGTSSNMNMNEVLATLASQKLNETVSPNDHVNMGQSSNDVIPTAIHVSASIGLKEQLLPALNHLKKCLTNKANQLTEYTKTGRTHLMDAMPVSMKQELDGWALQVANGIDRLETTLPRLHKLAQGGTAVGTGINAHPEFASKMAARLGVETGLALEPNDNFFESLSSQDAAAELSGQLKTVAVSLMKIANDLRWMNSGPLAGLGEIELPALQPGSSIMPGKVNPVIPEAVAMIAAQVIGNDSTITVGAQSGNFQLNVMLPVIAYNLLQSIELLANGATVLADKAIKGFKVREDNLKEPLAKNPILVTALNPIIGYLKAAEIAKKAYQESRPIIDVAEESTDLSREELMKLLDPAKLTEGGIQG is encoded by the coding sequence ATGACTGAGTTTCGTATTGAAAAAGACAGTATGGGTGAGCTACAGGTTCCTGCTAACGCCCTGTATGCAGCACAAACACAACGGGCGATTAACAACTTTCCCATCAGCAACCTAGCAATGCCAGCCTTATTTATTAGAGCATTAGCTCTAGTCAAAAAAGCCGCTGCATTAACCAATATCGAACTAGGCCTGTTAGCAAAACCTATTGGCGAAGCTATTGCTGATGCCGCTCAACAAATCAGTCATGGTCAACACCTCGACCAATTTCCTGTTGATGTTTTCCAAACAGGCTCTGGCACCAGCAGTAATATGAATATGAATGAAGTATTGGCTACCTTAGCCAGCCAGAAACTGAATGAAACTGTCAGCCCTAATGACCATGTGAATATGGGGCAAAGTAGTAATGATGTAATTCCAACTGCCATTCATGTCAGTGCCTCAATTGGCCTAAAAGAACAACTATTACCAGCACTAAATCATTTAAAGAAATGTTTAACCAACAAAGCTAACCAGTTGACTGAATATACCAAGACTGGGCGTACCCATTTAATGGATGCTATGCCTGTTTCCATGAAACAAGAACTAGATGGCTGGGCCTTACAAGTTGCCAACGGTATTGATCGACTAGAAACAACTCTGCCGCGACTCCACAAATTGGCACAAGGTGGTACTGCTGTAGGCACTGGGATTAACGCCCACCCCGAATTTGCTAGTAAAATGGCTGCCCGGTTAGGTGTTGAGACTGGCTTGGCTCTAGAACCCAATGATAATTTCTTCGAAAGTTTAAGCAGCCAAGATGCTGCAGCAGAGTTATCCGGTCAATTAAAAACTGTTGCCGTTAGCCTGATGAAAATTGCTAACGATTTACGTTGGATGAACAGTGGTCCACTAGCTGGTTTGGGTGAAATTGAATTACCCGCATTACAGCCCGGCAGTAGCATTATGCCTGGTAAAGTAAACCCGGTCATTCCAGAAGCTGTTGCTATGATTGCAGCCCAAGTGATCGGAAATGACAGCACAATTACCGTTGGTGCACAATCAGGTAATTTCCAGTTAAACGTCATGCTACCCGTAATTGCCTATAACTTATTGCAAAGTATTGAGTTACTGGCAAATGGAGCCACCGTACTGGCAGATAAAGCGATTAAGGGCTTTAAAGTACGTGAAGATAATTTGAAAGAGCCTTTGGCCAAAAACCCCATTTTAGTCACGGCTTTAAATCCTATTATCGGCTATTTAAAAGCTGCTGAAATTGCTAAAAAAGCTTATCAGGAAAGCCGTCCAATTATTGATGTGGCAGAAGAGTCTACAGATTTAAGTCGTGAAGAGTTAATGAAGTTACTCGACCCAGCTAAACTTACAGAGGGTGGTATTCAAGGGTAG
- the folM gene encoding dihydromonapterin reductase, with translation MFKPSTAPILITGGAQRVGFHCAQRFAELGQPVIISYRQHHENLDKLTDLGVKCIQADFSSPERILNFIQELTNTASSLRAIVHNASSWLTEENTEMPPEQLMSIMTQVHMMAPYLINLHCKSLLEKAKEATTDIIHITDCVVAKGSYSHIAYTASKAGLDNMTRSFAKQYAPDIKVNAIAPALLMFHPDDPADYKQKSLSKSLLGIEPGPEVLYEALCFLLGNRYMTGHTLALDGGRALK, from the coding sequence ATGTTTAAGCCATCAACAGCACCTATTTTAATCACTGGAGGCGCCCAACGAGTTGGCTTTCACTGTGCCCAACGTTTTGCTGAGCTGGGCCAGCCAGTTATTATTAGCTACCGCCAACACCATGAGAATTTAGATAAACTCACTGACCTTGGCGTTAAATGTATTCAAGCTGATTTTTCTAGCCCAGAGCGAATACTAAATTTTATTCAGGAACTTACCAATACAGCCTCTTCTTTACGGGCTATTGTTCATAACGCGTCAAGCTGGTTGACAGAAGAAAATACCGAAATGCCACCCGAGCAGTTAATGAGCATCATGACCCAAGTGCATATGATGGCACCCTATTTAATAAACTTACACTGCAAATCATTGTTGGAAAAAGCAAAGGAAGCCACCACGGATATTATTCACATCACTGACTGTGTAGTGGCAAAAGGTAGTTACTCCCATATTGCTTATACGGCAAGTAAAGCGGGACTGGACAATATGACCCGCTCATTTGCTAAACAATATGCGCCTGATATTAAAGTGAATGCAATTGCTCCAGCGTTATTAATGTTTCACCCTGATGACCCGGCAGACTACAAGCAAAAATCGCTTAGTAAATCATTATTAGGCATTGAGCCAGGCCCAGAGGTTCTTTACGAGGCACTTTGCTTTTTGCTAGGTAACCGCTATATGACTGGACACACCCTAGCACTGGATGGTGGTAGGGCGCTTAAATAA
- a CDS encoding Na+/H+ antiporter NhaC family protein yields the protein MDFSVPNAWSLLPPVVAIALAIITRRVLVSLGAGIFAGILLLNGGAVLASIEHLGKAVLSIFWDVGENGQAGSINHGKVDIMLFLLLLGVITSMVTLLGGAKAFGRWARQRVKTGQGAQLATFLLGIIVFIDDYFNSLAVGSTSRPLTDQHKVSRAKLAYIIDSTAAPVVVITPISSWGAYIIALIGSVLATHELSSQAPLTAFVEMIPMNLYAIFALLMVLAVIYLKLDIGSMKHHESMAANGQLYDQSKGKPAGTVSFNNEREGKVYQLVLPIIALIVATLFFVWFTGYQVLVADNIPVTLLGAFENCDPAGAMLYGGLVGTVVTLAIAVKERLTTSEMVKGVIKGCQSMLSAIIILIFAWVLTGLIKELATGLYLSSLVESWLSPQLLPVILFVVAGAMAFATGTSWGTFGIMLPIAGDMAAAIEISLMLPALAAVLAGSVFGDHCSPISDTTILSSTGAGCHHIDHVMTQLPYSLAVALVAGCGFIAMGVADSVIAGLLVSTVAFVIMLVALKWLAGRKATTDNLQAMPS from the coding sequence ATGGACTTTTCCGTGCCGAATGCATGGTCATTACTACCACCTGTAGTAGCGATTGCTTTAGCGATTATTACTCGCCGAGTGCTTGTCTCTCTGGGAGCAGGCATTTTTGCTGGCATATTACTATTAAATGGTGGCGCTGTTTTAGCCAGCATTGAGCATTTAGGTAAAGCTGTATTAAGTATTTTTTGGGATGTTGGAGAAAATGGCCAGGCTGGCAGCATTAACCACGGTAAAGTGGATATCATGCTGTTTTTGCTACTACTTGGGGTCATTACCAGTATGGTAACGCTGCTAGGTGGTGCCAAAGCATTTGGTCGTTGGGCACGGCAGCGGGTGAAGACAGGCCAAGGAGCACAACTGGCTACTTTCTTGTTAGGTATTATTGTTTTTATTGATGATTACTTTAACAGCCTTGCAGTGGGGAGCACCAGTCGTCCACTAACAGACCAGCATAAAGTTTCTCGAGCAAAGCTGGCTTATATTATTGATTCGACAGCAGCGCCTGTTGTTGTAATTACCCCAATTTCCAGCTGGGGAGCCTATATTATTGCACTTATCGGCAGTGTGCTTGCCACTCACGAGCTTAGCAGTCAGGCTCCACTAACCGCATTTGTTGAAATGATTCCAATGAATTTGTATGCCATTTTTGCTTTGTTAATGGTGTTGGCGGTTATTTATTTAAAACTGGATATTGGCTCCATGAAGCATCATGAGTCCATGGCAGCTAACGGTCAGTTATATGATCAGTCCAAGGGCAAGCCTGCGGGTACGGTTAGTTTTAATAACGAGCGAGAAGGTAAAGTTTATCAGTTGGTGCTACCGATTATTGCCTTGATAGTTGCCACGTTATTTTTTGTTTGGTTTACCGGCTATCAAGTGTTAGTGGCCGATAATATACCCGTCACTCTACTAGGTGCATTTGAAAATTGTGACCCTGCTGGTGCTATGTTATATGGTGGTTTGGTGGGCACAGTCGTTACACTGGCTATCGCAGTCAAGGAGCGTTTGACAACGAGTGAAATGGTAAAGGGGGTTATTAAGGGATGTCAGTCCATGCTTTCTGCCATTATTATTTTAATTTTTGCCTGGGTGCTGACAGGACTAATTAAGGAGTTAGCAACTGGCTTATATTTATCAAGCCTGGTAGAAAGCTGGTTAAGCCCTCAGTTGTTGCCTGTTATTTTATTTGTGGTAGCTGGAGCAATGGCATTTGCTACGGGAACTAGTTGGGGAACATTTGGCATTATGTTGCCTATTGCTGGTGATATGGCTGCTGCTATTGAAATCAGTTTAATGCTGCCAGCGTTAGCGGCGGTATTAGCAGGCTCTGTGTTTGGTGATCATTGTTCTCCTATTTCTGACACGACTATTCTTTCTTCCACGGGTGCTGGCTGTCACCATATTGATCATGTGATGACCCAACTGCCGTACAGTCTTGCGGTAGCATTAGTCGCTGGCTGCGGCTTTATTGCAATGGGAGTAGCTGATTCTGTTATTGCTGGTTTACTAGTATCAACTGTCGCTTTTGTAATTATGCTGGTGGCATTAAAATGGCTGGCTGGAAGAAAAGCGACTACGGATAACCTACAAGCAATGCCTTCTTGA
- a CDS encoding Dps family protein has protein sequence MKQVQDVNIGISAEAREKVALSTSRLLADSYTLYLMTHNFHWNVTGPQFRDLHLMFEEQYTELATAVDEIAERIRTLGYPAPGTYKQFAQLSAIKEVDGVPSANEMVKLLAEANETVVRTSREILPAAQEADDESTVGLISDRMRLHEKNAWMLRSML, from the coding sequence ATGAAACAAGTACAAGATGTCAATATTGGTATTTCAGCTGAAGCACGGGAAAAGGTTGCATTAAGTACTTCTCGCTTATTAGCTGATAGCTACACCTTGTATTTAATGACCCATAACTTCCATTGGAATGTGACTGGTCCCCAGTTCCGTGATTTACATTTAATGTTTGAAGAACAATATACTGAATTGGCGACAGCAGTGGATGAAATTGCCGAGCGAATTCGTACCTTAGGCTATCCTGCTCCTGGTACATACAAACAGTTTGCTCAGCTTTCTGCCATAAAAGAAGTTGATGGTGTACCTTCGGCTAATGAGATGGTGAAGTTATTAGCTGAAGCCAATGAAACAGTAGTAAGAACATCTAGAGAAATATTACCTGCTGCTCAAGAGGCAGATGATGAATCTACAGTTGGATTAATTTCAGATCGAATGCGTTTGCACGAAAAAAATGCCTGGATGCTGAGAAGTATGCTGTAA
- the guaA gene encoding glutamine-hydrolyzing GMP synthase, with amino-acid sequence MSLDIHAERVLILDFGSQYTQLIARRVREIGVYSEIHPFDMEPEAIKAFNPKAVILAGGPESVAAENSPRAPEALFQLNIPVLGICYGMQTMAEQFGGKVSCSTKQEFGYAQVDLSAPGKLFDGIEDHVSSEGVLSLDVWMSHGDKVTQLPEGFTLVAKTDSCPIAAMENAEKNFYGVQFHPEVTHTKQGKRILERFVLDIAGCKPLWTASNIIDDLINRVREQVGNNKVLLGLSGGVDSSVVAALLHKAIGDQLTCVFVDNGLLRLQEGDQVMAMFAENMGVNVIRADAEDLFLNKLTGVNDPEQKRKIIGNTFIEVFDQEATKLKDVKFLAQGTIYPDVIESAGAKTGKAHVIKSHHNVGGLPEDMAFELVEPLRELFKDEVRKIGLELGLPYDMVYRHPFPGPGLGVRILGEVKKEYADILRQADAIFIEELHNADWYHKTSQAFAVFLPVKSVGVVGDGRRYEYVVALRAVETIDFMTARWAHLPYELLEKVSNRIINEISGISRVTYDVSSKPPATIEWE; translated from the coding sequence ATGTCTTTAGATATTCATGCGGAACGTGTCTTAATTTTGGATTTTGGCTCTCAATATACTCAGCTAATTGCAAGGCGAGTGCGTGAGATTGGCGTTTACTCTGAAATCCATCCGTTTGATATGGAGCCTGAGGCGATTAAAGCATTTAATCCAAAGGCGGTTATTCTGGCGGGTGGGCCTGAATCTGTTGCAGCTGAAAACTCTCCACGTGCGCCAGAAGCTCTTTTTCAGTTAAATATACCTGTACTTGGTATTTGTTACGGAATGCAAACGATGGCTGAGCAGTTTGGTGGAAAGGTGTCCTGTTCTACCAAGCAAGAGTTTGGCTATGCTCAGGTTGACCTGTCAGCACCAGGAAAGCTATTTGACGGAATAGAAGATCATGTCAGCAGCGAAGGGGTTTTATCTTTAGACGTTTGGATGAGTCATGGGGATAAAGTTACCCAATTACCTGAAGGCTTTACATTAGTTGCGAAAACCGACAGTTGTCCAATTGCTGCAATGGAAAATGCAGAAAAGAACTTTTATGGCGTGCAGTTTCATCCAGAAGTCACTCATACTAAACAAGGTAAGCGGATTTTAGAGCGTTTTGTATTAGATATCGCAGGCTGTAAGCCTTTATGGACTGCTAGTAATATTATTGATGATTTAATTAATAGAGTAAGGGAGCAAGTCGGTAATAATAAAGTACTACTGGGGTTGTCTGGAGGGGTTGACTCTTCTGTTGTTGCTGCGCTGTTACATAAGGCTATTGGCGATCAGCTAACCTGTGTCTTTGTGGATAATGGCTTATTACGCCTCCAGGAAGGTGATCAGGTGATGGCTATGTTTGCAGAGAACATGGGGGTTAATGTCATTCGTGCTGATGCTGAAGATTTATTTTTAAATAAATTAACAGGCGTTAATGATCCTGAGCAAAAACGGAAAATTATTGGTAATACTTTTATTGAAGTATTTGATCAAGAAGCAACAAAACTAAAGGACGTAAAGTTCTTAGCTCAGGGGACTATTTACCCCGATGTTATTGAATCAGCTGGGGCCAAAACCGGAAAAGCCCATGTCATTAAATCGCATCATAATGTTGGTGGGCTACCTGAAGATATGGCTTTCGAATTAGTTGAGCCACTACGTGAATTATTTAAGGATGAAGTCCGTAAAATAGGTTTAGAGCTAGGTTTACCTTACGACATGGTCTATCGTCATCCATTCCCAGGCCCAGGACTAGGCGTGCGGATTTTAGGCGAAGTGAAAAAAGAGTACGCTGATATTCTCCGCCAAGCTGATGCCATTTTTATCGAAGAGTTACATAATGCAGACTGGTATCATAAAACCAGTCAGGCATTTGCCGTATTTCTACCAGTGAAGTCTGTTGGTGTAGTGGGTGATGGCCGTCGTTATGAGTACGTTGTTGCTTTACGTGCCGTAGAAACGATCGACTTTATGACTGCTCGTTGGGCACATTTACCTTATGAGCTACTTGAGAAAGTATCTAATCGAATTATTAATGAAATTAGTGGTATTTCTCGAGTTACTTATGATGTGTCGAGCAAGCCGCCTGCGACGATTGAGTGGGAATAA
- the guaB gene encoding IMP dehydrogenase: protein MLRVAQEALTFDDVLLVPGYSEVLPKDVSLKTQLTRGIQLNIPLVSAAMDTVTESQLAIAMAQEGGIGIIHKNMTIADQAYHVRAVKKHESGVVKDPITIEAGATVRQLLDLTRQNKISGVPVMQNGDLVGIVTSRDVRFVSELNTLVSEIMTPKEKLVTVKEGADPNQVQQLLHKHRIEKVLVVDDKFNLTGMMTVKDIQKAQDFPNACKDAAGQLRVGAAVGTGVETEERVAALVEAGVDVVVVDTAHGHSKGVLDRVAWVKKHFPHIQVIGGNIATAEAAKALAAAGADAVKVGIGPGSICTTRVVTGIGVPQVTAVASVVEALKNDNIPVIADGGVRYSGDIAKAIVAGASCVMMGSMLAGTEEAPGEVELYQGRSYKAYRGMGSLGAMSQASGSSDRYFQDAQAGVEKLVPEGIEGRVPYKGPMASILHQMIGGLRASMGYTGSPDIQTMRTVPQFVRITNAGMLESHVHDVTITKEAPNYRVG from the coding sequence ATGTTGCGCGTTGCCCAAGAAGCCTTAACATTTGACGATGTTTTATTAGTTCCAGGTTACTCTGAAGTACTGCCTAAAGATGTATCTTTAAAAACCCAGCTAACCCGGGGAATTCAGCTGAATATTCCTCTGGTATCTGCAGCAATGGATACAGTAACAGAATCCCAGCTTGCCATCGCCATGGCCCAAGAGGGCGGTATTGGCATTATTCATAAAAACATGACCATTGCTGATCAGGCTTACCATGTTCGTGCGGTTAAAAAACACGAAAGTGGTGTGGTGAAAGATCCTATCACGATTGAGGCTGGGGCAACAGTTAGACAACTATTGGACCTTACCCGCCAGAATAAAATCTCAGGTGTACCCGTTATGCAAAACGGTGACTTGGTAGGGATTGTCACCAGTCGCGACGTTCGCTTTGTTTCTGAGCTAAATACACTGGTTTCGGAAATAATGACCCCGAAAGAAAAACTGGTAACAGTAAAAGAAGGGGCTGATCCAAACCAAGTACAACAGTTATTACACAAGCATCGCATTGAAAAAGTCTTGGTGGTTGATGATAAATTCAACCTGACCGGGATGATGACTGTTAAAGATATTCAAAAAGCACAAGATTTCCCAAATGCTTGTAAAGATGCAGCAGGTCAACTGCGGGTAGGTGCAGCAGTAGGCACGGGGGTTGAAACTGAAGAGCGGGTAGCTGCATTGGTTGAGGCTGGTGTTGATGTTGTTGTAGTTGATACTGCACATGGCCACTCTAAAGGTGTGCTTGATCGGGTTGCTTGGGTTAAAAAGCACTTCCCTCACATTCAAGTCATTGGCGGTAATATAGCTACTGCTGAGGCGGCTAAGGCACTTGCTGCCGCAGGTGCTGATGCTGTGAAAGTGGGGATTGGTCCAGGCTCTATTTGTACCACCCGAGTGGTAACGGGCATTGGAGTACCTCAGGTAACAGCTGTAGCTAGTGTTGTTGAAGCATTAAAAAATGACAATATTCCTGTGATTGCCGATGGTGGTGTCCGTTATTCTGGTGATATTGCTAAAGCTATTGTGGCAGGTGCTAGCTGTGTAATGATGGGAAGTATGCTTGCTGGTACTGAAGAAGCTCCAGGTGAAGTAGAGCTTTACCAAGGTCGAAGCTATAAAGCGTACCGCGGTATGGGCTCTTTAGGAGCAATGTCACAGGCATCAGGTTCTAGTGACCGTTACTTCCAAGATGCACAGGCCGGTGTTGAAAAACTGGTACCAGAAGGCATTGAAGGCCGAGTACCTTATAAAGGGCCTATGGCTAGTATCCTTCACCAAATGATTGGTGGTTTGAGAGCATCAATGGGGTACACCGGCAGCCCAGATATTCAAACCATGCGGACAGTGCCACAATTTGTTCGTATCACTAATGCGGGAATGCTTGAGAGTCATGTCCATGACGTGACAATTACTAAGGAAGCACCCAACTACAGGGTTGGTTAA